TAAGTACTGGTTGTAGTTCATGTTCTAATAGGGCAAAATCACCAATAATAATAGCATTGTCATTAGTTCCACCAAAGGCAATCCATGTATTTATTCCCATATTTTTACCGATTTTGCAATTGCATCCTGCTTTTATATGTCTTCCAATAACAATTTTAAACATGCCTTCTTTAACAACACCTTTAACAGAAATAATTCTTTCAAGCGGTTCGCCATCTATTGCGTTAATTGTAGGCAAAGGAATTTTAACCCTTTGGTTCACATTGTTAATAGTGCTCAAAATAGCATATATTCCTTTAGCAACATTTTGAACGGTACCTTCTGCTTCTAAATGCATAAAATATATTTTGGGGTTATCATATATAAAATGATTATGAAGTGCTGTTATTTGAATACTATTATCAAGAGCAGCACTCATAGTTGGATTGATTTCATCTTCTAAAAGTACCACATCTCCCATAGCCATAAGCTCAATATTTTGCCCAGTTCCTTTTTGAAAAGCTATCCATGATGATAATCCCATGAAAGGGTGTAATGGCCAATTATCAATAGTGACTTTAATATCATTGCGTGGAAAACTCACTTTAAAAACATTTTCTTCTGGAAAAAATTCTGCTTCTGTATCTAATATTTGCTCAATAATTGTTTGCGCATATTGCAATGTATTATTCGGATTAATACTTCTTAATTTTGATTGCTTTATTATTACAAAAATTATTACTATAAATACAAATATCACTAAACCATATAACAATTTGCGCATATTTTTTCCATAGAATTTGGCAAAAAAAATAATTTTATTAACTTAAATTTAAAGAAGCCTATCGATTTTATTATTATAAAATCAATCATTCTAAACAAAAAAATTAAAACTTGCTTTTTTTTATATTTATATATTATTACTTGAACAAGTAATAATATATAAATATTTATCTTAATGTAAGGATATTTATTATGTCACATAATGAAAAAGTAGATAAATGCAGATATGATGCTATTAAATTACATTATAAATTAAGCAAGATTTTAAAGTTTATTGAACATCATGCTGAAGAGGATGCCAAAGAAGTAAATGATCAAGAATTTCACAAACTTCTTGATAATATTGAAGAACATCTTGAAAAATTTGTTAGTCAACTTGATCAACGCATATGTAAATAACGTGAGTTCGATCTAAGAAGAGCTTTAAAGCTCAGTGAAATTATGACAATTGTTATCTATTATCAACAATCTGGCTATAAAACATTCAAAGATTATTACACAAGAAATAATGAACTAAAATCTGCATTTCCAGGTCTAACAAGTTACAATCGATTTGTAGAATTACAACAAAAAATTGTAACCCCATTAACTCTTTTTTTAAAACTAAGAACTCTTATGGATCAACATATATTGATAGTTTTCCTTTAGCGGTAAGTCATCAAAAAAGAATATCTTCACATAAAACTTTTAATGGATTAGCTGCTAGAGGTAAAACAAGTGTTGGTTGGTTTTATGGATTTAAAGTACATCTTATCATTAATGGTTGGGGAGAAATT
This region of Candidatus Babeliales bacterium genomic DNA includes:
- a CDS encoding DUF1259 domain-containing protein yields the protein MRKLLYGLVIFVFIVIIFVIIKQSKLRSINPNNTLQYAQTIIEQILDTEAEFFPEENVFKVSFPRNDIKVTIDNWPLHPFMGLSSWIAFQKGTGQNIELMAMGDVVLLEDEINPTMSAALDNSIQITALHNHFIYDNPKIYFMHLEAEGTVQNVAKGIYAILSTINNVNQRVKIPLPTINAIDGEPLERIISVKGVVKEGMFKIVIGRHIKAGCNCKIGKNMGINTWIAFGGTNDNAIIIGDFALLEHELQPVLKALRNANIQVVAIHNHMINEKPRMIFLHFWAQGAVIELAYGIKNVLDQTDMLKDDESCIHCNH